The Neurospora crassa OR74A linkage group IV, whole genome shotgun sequence genome has a segment encoding these proteins:
- a CDS encoding lathosterol oxidase, translating into MDAALDILDPLVLDRLYAYLLPADDSALGNGFDNSTSAFSKSPLQTSCESAWPRDNILRQCASILLITQVGATLLYWVFSAFSYYFIFDRRLEYHPRFLQNQVRQEIISSMTAVPWINIMTLPFFLAEVRGKSLLYTRVDEYGWAWMAISTVLFMIWNDLMIYWIHRLEHHPSVYKYIHKPHHKWIVPTPWAALAFHPLDGYVQSLPYHVFVFICPVQKYLYMVLFVLVQVWTILIHDGDMISGHWLEKYINSPAHHTLHHMYFTVNYGQYFTWADNYFQSHRAPRPDLDPLHDALKVMREKGLVDEKGNPIPQKNKKDE; encoded by the exons ATGGACGCAGCTTTGGATATTCTCGATCCTCTTGTGCTGGACAGACTATACGCATACCTGTTGCCAGCCGACGATAGCGCGCTGGGCAATGGCTTCGACAACAGCACGTCTGCATTTTCAAAATCGCCATTGCAAACTTCTTGCGAGTCGGCATGGCCACGGGACAACATTCTTCGACAATGCGCTTCCATCCTGTTGATCACCCAGGTCGGTGCTACGCTCCTATACTGGGTGTTTAGCGCCTTCTCGTACTATTTTATCTTTGACCGCCGTCTCGAGTACCACCCGCGCTTCCTCCAGAACCAGGTACGCCAAGAGATCATCTCATCCATGACCGCCGTGCCTTGGATCAACATCATGACCCTGCCATTTTTCCTGGCGGAGGTGCGCGGAAAGAGCTTGCTCTACACTCGCGTGGACGAGTATGGCTGGGCATGGATGGCCATCTCAACAGTGCTCTTCATGATCTGGAATGACCTCATGATTTACTGGATTCATCGGCTTGAGCACCACCCCAGTGTCTACAAGTACATTCACAAGCCACACCACAAGTGGATTG TGCCGACTCCGTGGGCAGCTCTGGCTTTTCACCCACTCGATGGATATGTTCAGTCCCTCCCTTATCA TGTGTTTGTCTTTATTTGTCCGGTGCAAAAGTACTTGTATATGGTTCTTTTCGTTCTGGTGCAGGTGTGGACAATTCTCATCCATGATGGTGACATGATCTCGGGCCACTGGCTTGAAAAGTATATCAACAGCCCGGCCCACCACACACTGCATCACATGTATTTCACCGTCAATTACGGGCAGTATTTTACATGGGCCGACAACTACTTCCAGTCGCATCGGGCGCCTCGTCCTGATTTGGATCCGCTTCATGATGCACTCAAGGTTATGAGAGAGAAGGGGCTGGTAGACGAAAAGGGAAATCCAATTCCccagaagaacaagaaggacGAGTAG